A window of Streptomyces sp. N50 contains these coding sequences:
- a CDS encoding CoA transferase subunit A, with product MGPDALPAEAARSARDKTMGMREAINSFVHDGDTVCLEGFTHLIPTAAGHEIIRQGRRNLTIVRMTADIVVDQMLAGGCVSKLVSSFVGNSSAGSLGELRRRIERGVPEPLEFEEYSHYGMVCRYLAGAQRLPFYPLRSYAGSDLPSVNPALRKVTSPYAGPDGEPEQIYVVPPVNPDVTIVHAQRADSAGNTQVWGLTGVQAEAVFAARRAVVVVEEIVADEVVRSDPNRTVIPAHAVDAVVECPRGAHPSFAQGYYDRDNAFYRSWSHISGDPVRLKNWMAEWIHGTRDHAEYLAKLQGEFDSRLAVGEALSLPVNYGRRL from the coding sequence ATGGGACCGGATGCCCTGCCCGCAGAGGCCGCGCGCTCTGCCAGGGACAAGACGATGGGGATGCGGGAAGCGATCAACTCCTTCGTCCACGACGGCGACACCGTCTGTCTGGAGGGCTTCACCCATCTCATCCCCACCGCGGCCGGCCACGAGATCATCCGGCAGGGACGCAGGAACCTCACCATCGTCCGGATGACCGCCGACATCGTCGTGGACCAGATGCTGGCCGGTGGCTGTGTCTCGAAGCTGGTCTCCTCCTTCGTCGGTAACTCCTCGGCGGGATCACTGGGGGAGTTGCGGCGCCGGATCGAGAGGGGAGTCCCCGAACCGTTGGAGTTCGAGGAGTACAGCCACTACGGCATGGTGTGCCGCTATCTCGCGGGAGCCCAGCGTCTGCCCTTCTACCCGCTGCGCTCCTACGCCGGGAGTGACCTGCCGTCGGTCAACCCGGCCCTCCGCAAAGTGACGTCGCCTTACGCGGGCCCGGACGGAGAACCCGAGCAGATCTACGTGGTGCCGCCGGTCAACCCCGACGTGACGATCGTGCACGCCCAGCGCGCCGACAGTGCCGGGAACACACAGGTCTGGGGGCTCACCGGAGTTCAGGCCGAGGCGGTCTTCGCCGCGCGCAGAGCCGTCGTCGTCGTGGAGGAGATCGTCGCCGACGAAGTCGTGCGGTCCGATCCGAACCGGACCGTCATCCCCGCGCACGCCGTGGACGCGGTCGTCGAGTGTCCTCGGGGAGCCCACCCCTCCTTCGCGCAGGGGTACTACGACCGGGACAACGCCTTCTACCGGTCCTGGTCGCACATCAGCGGAGACCCGGTGCGCCTGAAGAACTGGATGGCCGAGTGGATCCACGGCACACGCGACCACGCGGAATACCTGGCCAAGCTCCAGGGCGAGTTCGACTCGCGTCTCGCCGTCGGTGAGGCACTGAGCCTCCCGGTGAACTACGGACGGCGGCTGTGA
- a CDS encoding LysR family transcriptional regulator, whose product MELRHVTAFVAVAEELHFGRAAQRLQMAQPPLSQQIRRLEKELGVQLFERSTRSVRLTSAGRSFLEPARAVLAGVDVAQRAALAAGRGEYGRVTVGFAGASSHESLPLLTRALRASHPGIELVLEGQMYANVALARVAEGSLDLGFVRLPVTRLGVSTRVIAEEQLVCALPLDHPLAESESIPVAALADEPFVSFPGNAGSSLRDATFRTCETAGFTPRVVQEAPDSYTILALVAAGVGVTLTLTSCRHIQQNGLAYRPLAGTAVQLQAALAWRTDNPSAPLRTVLSVAATALPTPRPPMDRGTGPSRQTSFDASS is encoded by the coding sequence ATGGAACTGCGCCATGTGACAGCCTTCGTCGCCGTGGCGGAGGAACTGCACTTCGGGAGGGCCGCTCAGCGGCTGCAGATGGCCCAACCGCCACTCAGTCAGCAGATCCGGCGCCTGGAGAAGGAGCTCGGGGTCCAACTGTTCGAGCGCAGTACCCGGTCGGTCCGGTTGACCAGCGCGGGCCGCTCCTTCCTGGAACCGGCGCGGGCTGTCCTCGCGGGCGTCGACGTCGCACAGCGTGCGGCCCTGGCAGCCGGCCGAGGCGAGTACGGGCGAGTCACCGTGGGCTTCGCGGGCGCTTCCAGTCACGAGAGCCTGCCGCTCCTCACGCGGGCGCTCCGAGCGTCGCATCCGGGGATCGAGCTTGTGCTGGAAGGGCAGATGTACGCGAATGTAGCCCTGGCGCGGGTCGCGGAAGGATCGCTCGATCTCGGCTTCGTCCGCCTTCCGGTCACCCGGCTCGGAGTCTCCACCCGTGTGATCGCCGAGGAGCAGTTGGTGTGCGCGCTCCCCCTCGACCACCCGCTGGCGGAATCCGAGTCGATCCCGGTCGCCGCTCTGGCCGACGAGCCGTTCGTCAGCTTCCCCGGCAACGCCGGCTCGTCCCTGCGCGACGCCACCTTCCGCACCTGCGAGACCGCCGGGTTCACGCCCAGGGTGGTTCAGGAAGCGCCCGATTCCTACACCATCCTCGCTCTGGTGGCCGCAGGAGTGGGGGTGACGCTGACACTCACTTCGTGCCGACACATCCAGCAGAACGGCCTGGCCTACCGCCCCTTGGCGGGAACGGCCGTACAGCTGCAGGCCGCGCTGGCCTGGCGTACGGACAATCCGTCCGCGCCCTTGCGAACCGTCCTGTCCGTGGCTGCCACAGCGTTGCCCACACCTCGGCCGCCCATGGACCGAGGCACGGGTCCGTCACGTCAGACGTCGTTCGACGCCAGCTCGTAA
- a CDS encoding nuclear transport factor 2 family protein: protein MQTRTPEEVYASHGAALVAEDLDKLAANFAEDAVVVTPKGVLHGKEGVRENFTRLFADLPKADWEMKTTLFGGEVLFLEWTATSAKSSATHGVDTFVIRDGLIRAQTVRYELASNDV, encoded by the coding sequence ATGCAGACCCGTACCCCCGAAGAGGTCTACGCCAGTCATGGTGCGGCGTTGGTCGCCGAGGATCTGGACAAGCTTGCCGCCAACTTCGCGGAAGACGCGGTGGTCGTCACGCCGAAGGGCGTCCTGCACGGCAAGGAGGGTGTCCGGGAGAACTTCACCCGGCTGTTCGCCGATCTCCCGAAAGCCGACTGGGAGATGAAGACCACCCTCTTCGGCGGGGAGGTTCTCTTCCTGGAATGGACCGCGACGTCGGCGAAGAGCAGCGCGACCCACGGTGTCGACACCTTCGTCATCCGGGACGGCCTCATCAGGGCCCAGACGGTGCGTTACGAGCTGGCGTCGAACGACGTCTGA
- a CDS encoding SDR family NAD(P)-dependent oxidoreductase, which translates to MTDLGFDGRVAVVTGAGGGLGREYALLLASRGARVVVNDTGGSTAGEGTDEGPAESVSREIRDLGGEAVADTHSVATPEGGHAVVRTALDAYGTVDILVNNAGILRDAPFHDMTAELLDPVLDVHLKGAFYVTRPAWDVMRERGYGRVVNTTSAAGLLGTANKSNYGAAKTGLIGLTRVLAAEGAAYGIKANAVAPIALTRMLTQSMTRTGEQGKTPEREPEREPGRAGQAMTVERMKSFVDKLDPALVAPAVAYLAHEDCPVSGEMYTVGAGHVSRFFVGRTDGYFNPALSMEDVRDHFDEIRDETGYTVPKDPGEETGRLFRTVSG; encoded by the coding sequence ATGACCGACCTCGGGTTCGACGGCAGGGTCGCGGTCGTCACCGGCGCGGGCGGCGGGCTGGGCAGGGAGTACGCCCTGCTGCTGGCGTCGCGCGGAGCACGTGTCGTGGTCAATGACACCGGCGGGTCGACGGCGGGCGAAGGGACGGACGAGGGTCCTGCCGAGAGCGTGTCCCGGGAGATACGCGACCTTGGAGGCGAGGCGGTGGCGGACACGCACAGCGTGGCGACGCCCGAGGGAGGACATGCCGTCGTCCGTACCGCCCTGGACGCCTACGGCACCGTGGACATCCTCGTCAACAACGCGGGCATCCTGCGGGACGCACCGTTCCACGACATGACGGCCGAATTGCTCGACCCCGTCCTCGACGTCCACCTCAAGGGCGCGTTCTACGTCACCCGGCCGGCCTGGGACGTCATGCGGGAGCGGGGCTACGGCCGGGTGGTCAACACCACCTCGGCGGCCGGACTCCTGGGCACCGCGAACAAGAGCAACTACGGCGCCGCCAAGACGGGCCTGATCGGCCTCACCCGCGTCCTGGCCGCCGAGGGGGCCGCCTACGGCATCAAGGCCAACGCCGTGGCCCCGATCGCGCTCACCCGCATGCTCACCCAGTCCATGACGCGGACCGGAGAACAGGGGAAGACCCCCGAGCGAGAGCCCGAACGCGAACCTGGGCGTGCCGGGCAGGCGATGACCGTGGAACGCATGAAGTCCTTCGTCGACAAGCTCGATCCGGCGCTCGTCGCGCCGGCCGTCGCCTACCTCGCACACGAGGACTGTCCCGTCTCCGGCGAGATGTACACGGTGGGCGCCGGTCACGTCTCGCGGTTCTTCGTCGGCAGAACAGACGGCTACTTCAACCCGGCCCTGTCGATGGAGGACGTCCGGGACCACTTCGACGAGATCCGCGACGAGACGGGGTACACCGTCCCGAAGGATCCGGGCGAGGAGACCGGCCGGTTGTTCCGGACGGTGAGCGGCTGA
- a CDS encoding cytochrome P450, with translation MTVTEPRAYPFATEKLDFDPLYAALRREQPLCRVQLPYGEPAWLATRYEDVKIVLGDPRFSRAAAVGRDQPRSRPYPAGAGAMISLDPPEHSRLRRLVAKAFTMRRIDQLRPRVQQIADGLVDTMLTEGPPSDLVRDFGLPLPIAVMCELLGVPFEDRGDFRRWADAYLSTSKFTREQVADSRAQLREYVSGLTAERRSEPQDDLLSALVAARDAEDRLSEEELLTMAETILVAGHETTATQIPNFVYLLLTNPDQLAALRADLDLVPRAVEELLRYIPAGAGSSQPRYALEDVELGGVTVRAGEPVVVDRSSANRDETVYTDPEELDLTRKEAPHIGFGHGAHHCLGAPLARMELQVTLHTLLTRLPGLRFVDSADDVVWKSGVSTRGPERMPVTWDHA, from the coding sequence ATGACCGTCACAGAACCCCGGGCCTATCCGTTCGCCACCGAGAAGCTCGACTTCGACCCGCTGTACGCCGCGTTGCGGCGCGAACAGCCCTTGTGCCGCGTCCAGTTGCCGTACGGCGAACCGGCCTGGCTGGCCACCCGCTACGAGGACGTCAAGATCGTCCTCGGTGACCCGCGCTTCAGCCGCGCCGCCGCCGTCGGCCGGGACCAGCCCCGCTCCCGCCCCTATCCGGCGGGCGCCGGAGCGATGATCAGCCTCGACCCGCCCGAGCACAGCCGGCTGCGCAGGCTGGTTGCGAAGGCCTTCACCATGCGGCGCATCGACCAACTCCGGCCGCGCGTACAGCAGATCGCGGACGGACTCGTCGACACGATGCTGACCGAGGGCCCGCCCTCTGACCTCGTGCGCGACTTCGGACTGCCGCTGCCGATCGCCGTGATGTGCGAACTGCTCGGCGTGCCCTTCGAGGACCGCGGCGACTTCCGCCGCTGGGCGGACGCCTACCTGTCCACCAGCAAGTTCACCCGGGAGCAGGTGGCCGACTCCCGCGCACAGCTGAGGGAGTACGTCTCCGGCCTCACCGCCGAGCGGCGCTCGGAACCGCAGGACGACCTCCTCTCCGCCCTCGTCGCCGCCCGCGACGCCGAGGACCGCCTCTCCGAGGAGGAACTGCTGACGATGGCGGAGACCATCCTCGTGGCCGGCCACGAGACCACCGCCACCCAGATCCCCAACTTCGTCTACCTGCTGCTCACCAACCCCGACCAGCTCGCGGCCCTGCGCGCCGACCTCGACCTGGTGCCCAGGGCGGTGGAGGAACTGCTGCGCTACATCCCCGCCGGAGCGGGCAGCTCGCAGCCGCGCTACGCCCTGGAGGACGTCGAGTTGGGCGGTGTGACCGTGCGCGCGGGCGAGCCCGTGGTGGTCGACAGGTCCTCGGCCAACCGCGACGAGACCGTCTACACCGATCCTGAAGAACTCGATCTGACGCGCAAGGAGGCCCCCCACATCGGGTTCGGCCACGGAGCCCACCACTGCCTCGGCGCCCCGCTGGCCCGGATGGAACTCCAGGTCACCCTTCACACCCTGCTGACCCGGCTGCCGGGTCTGCGGTTCGTCGACTCCGCGGACGACGTCGTATGGAAGTCGGGCGTGTCCACGCGCGGTCCGGAGCGGATGCCGGTCACCTGGGACCACGCATGA
- a CDS encoding cytochrome P450, with amino-acid sequence MSTVTDANETADLPVYPGERSARCPFDPPADYAKWREAEGLRRAVWNGHTVWVVSRIEDIKTAMTDPRVSADIVGRLQGEERGEGAPPIFPRMDDPEHARLRRMLTKDFTVKRVQAMRPRIQEMVDDFLDQMIAKGQPADIVRDFALPVPSFVISLLLGVPYADHELFQEYTAVMMSLHRPQEERTAASRALFGYLRELVARKEAEPGDDLISRLLGEHVTNGDIDRDTVAMNGHLLLNAGHETTANMIALSTLFLLRHPDDLARIRDTDDPKVASGAVEELLRHLTIVHSLVARVAAEDVEIGGQLVKAGEGLVMNLPAGNRDPEFLAEPDEFDIGRDVRGHVAFGHGTHQCIGQILARAELEIALPTLLRRLPDLQLAVPFEELRFRGDMSIYGVHELPVTW; translated from the coding sequence ATGAGCACGGTGACCGACGCGAACGAAACGGCTGATCTTCCGGTCTATCCCGGTGAGCGTTCCGCCCGCTGTCCTTTCGACCCCCCGGCCGACTACGCGAAGTGGCGCGAGGCGGAGGGGCTGCGCAGGGCGGTGTGGAACGGCCACACCGTCTGGGTGGTGAGCCGGATCGAGGACATCAAGACCGCCATGACGGATCCCCGGGTCAGCGCGGACATCGTCGGCAGGCTCCAGGGCGAGGAGCGGGGTGAGGGCGCGCCGCCGATCTTCCCGCGGATGGACGACCCGGAACACGCCCGGCTGCGCCGCATGCTGACCAAGGACTTCACCGTCAAGCGGGTCCAGGCCATGCGCCCGCGCATCCAGGAGATGGTGGACGACTTCCTCGACCAGATGATCGCCAAGGGTCAACCGGCGGACATCGTGCGGGACTTCGCGCTGCCGGTGCCGTCCTTCGTGATCTCCCTGCTGCTCGGAGTGCCGTACGCGGACCACGAGCTCTTCCAGGAGTACACGGCGGTCATGATGAGCCTGCATCGCCCGCAGGAGGAGCGGACCGCAGCGAGCAGGGCCCTGTTCGGCTACCTGCGGGAACTGGTAGCGCGCAAGGAGGCGGAGCCGGGCGACGACCTGATCAGCCGTCTGCTGGGCGAACACGTCACGAACGGGGACATCGACCGCGACACGGTGGCCATGAACGGTCATCTCCTGCTCAACGCCGGCCATGAGACCACGGCCAACATGATCGCCCTGAGCACTCTGTTCCTGCTCCGCCATCCCGACGACCTCGCCCGTATCCGGGACACCGACGACCCGAAGGTGGCCTCGGGCGCGGTGGAGGAACTGCTGCGCCACCTCACCATCGTGCACAGCCTGGTCGCCCGCGTGGCCGCCGAGGACGTCGAGATCGGCGGCCAGCTCGTCAAGGCGGGCGAGGGCCTCGTCATGAACCTGCCCGCAGGCAACCGGGACCCCGAATTCCTTGCCGAACCCGACGAGTTCGACATCGGCCGCGATGTCCGCGGACACGTCGCCTTCGGCCACGGAACCCACCAGTGCATCGGCCAGATCCTGGCCCGCGCGGAACTGGAGATCGCGCTGCCCACCCTGCTGCGCAGGCTTCCGGACCTGCAACTGGCGGTTCCCTTCGAGGAGTTGAGGTTCCGCGGCGACATGAGCATCTACGGCGTCCACGAACTGCCCGTCACCTGGTGA
- a CDS encoding PadR family transcriptional regulator, protein MWIDILLLAELARGPRHGYELRREVEAATGHSLSNNSLYPRLRQFVDGGAVLRSSEEQEAKPPRHVYSITDVGREVLHDMLAELPEGGADQSREFHARLVNFAWLSPEEQLRVLEARDWVLVRNRDRVAALASVRMERWSRLALDHGIARIDAERSWLAGMRAEIQSGENPSEPTQEHR, encoded by the coding sequence ATGTGGATCGACATCCTCCTTTTGGCCGAGCTGGCCCGCGGGCCGCGTCACGGATACGAGTTGCGCCGGGAGGTGGAGGCGGCGACGGGGCACTCCTTGTCGAACAACTCCCTCTATCCACGGCTGCGTCAGTTCGTCGACGGCGGGGCGGTGCTGCGCAGTTCGGAGGAACAGGAGGCGAAGCCGCCGCGGCACGTCTACTCGATCACCGACGTCGGGCGGGAAGTCCTGCACGACATGCTGGCCGAGCTCCCCGAAGGGGGAGCGGACCAGTCGCGCGAGTTCCACGCGCGGCTGGTGAACTTCGCCTGGCTGAGCCCGGAGGAACAACTCCGCGTCCTTGAGGCGCGCGACTGGGTGCTGGTCCGCAACCGCGACCGTGTCGCCGCGCTGGCGTCCGTGCGGATGGAGCGTTGGAGCCGCCTGGCGCTCGACCACGGGATCGCCCGGATCGACGCGGAGCGCAGTTGGCTGGCCGGGATGAGAGCGGAGATCCAGAGCGGTGAGAACCCGTCCGAACCGACCCAGGAGCATCGATGA
- a CDS encoding ferredoxin, with protein sequence MEVELDEPKCVAAGQCVVAAPDVFDQRDEDGVAVLLDDRPGPDLLDGVKEAAALCPAAAIRLVER encoded by the coding sequence GTGGAAGTGGAACTCGACGAACCCAAGTGCGTCGCCGCCGGCCAGTGTGTCGTGGCCGCTCCGGACGTGTTCGATCAGCGGGACGAGGACGGGGTCGCCGTCCTGCTCGACGACCGGCCCGGCCCGGATCTCCTCGACGGTGTGAAGGAAGCCGCAGCGCTCTGTCCCGCAGCGGCGATCCGCCTGGTGGAGCGGTGA
- a CDS encoding NAD(P)/FAD-dependent oxidoreductase translates to MRRIVVVGASAAGLAAAETLRREGYDGTLTLAGDEPHPPYDRPPLSKQFLTGQWDTGQLALRTGADLDALGLDLRLGVAATGLDQATRSVRLSDGSTVSYDGLVIATGVRPRRLPGKDTQVLRSLDDALALRDRLGPGRRLVVVGAGFLGAEAAAAAVGLGADVTLLEPAPVPLAHVVGTAVGQVLTRAHLERGVELRTGVTVLEVTGTGVLLADGELVEGDAVLIAVGSRPNTEWLAGSGLAMEDGVSCDAYCEAAPGIYAAGDVARWYNPLFATSMRIEHRTNASEQGMAAARNLLAAPEARKPFAPVPYFWSDQYDMRIQAYGHLRGHDEVAVVEGDLTERHFVVAYRKDDRLTGILGVGVTPKVLRGWRQALAADTSWREAVANEASRPTAAVPTR, encoded by the coding sequence GTGAGGCGGATCGTGGTCGTCGGCGCCTCGGCCGCGGGGCTCGCGGCGGCCGAGACGCTGCGCCGGGAGGGCTACGACGGGACGCTGACCCTCGCGGGCGACGAACCCCACCCGCCCTACGACCGTCCGCCCCTGTCCAAGCAGTTCCTGACCGGACAGTGGGACACCGGACAGCTGGCCCTGCGCACCGGGGCAGACCTGGACGCTCTCGGTCTCGATCTACGTCTGGGCGTCGCCGCGACCGGACTGGATCAGGCCACCCGGTCGGTGCGGCTGTCGGACGGTTCCACGGTGTCCTACGACGGTCTCGTCATCGCCACCGGAGTACGTCCCCGCCGACTGCCAGGCAAGGACACGCAGGTACTGCGGTCGCTCGACGACGCGCTGGCGCTGCGGGACCGGCTGGGTCCCGGGCGCCGGCTCGTCGTGGTCGGCGCCGGGTTCCTCGGCGCGGAGGCCGCGGCCGCCGCCGTGGGTCTCGGCGCCGACGTCACGCTGCTGGAACCAGCGCCGGTGCCCCTCGCGCACGTGGTGGGCACCGCGGTCGGTCAGGTCCTCACCCGGGCCCATCTGGAACGGGGCGTGGAGTTGCGTACCGGGGTGACCGTGTTGGAGGTGACCGGCACCGGAGTGCTCCTGGCCGACGGCGAGCTGGTCGAGGGCGACGCGGTGCTGATCGCCGTCGGTTCGCGCCCCAACACCGAGTGGCTGGCCGGCAGCGGGCTCGCCATGGAGGACGGTGTGTCGTGCGACGCGTACTGCGAGGCGGCCCCCGGGATCTACGCGGCCGGGGACGTGGCGCGTTGGTACAACCCGTTGTTCGCCACCTCGATGCGGATCGAGCACCGTACGAACGCCTCCGAACAGGGCATGGCCGCCGCCCGCAACCTGCTCGCCGCACCGGAGGCACGCAAGCCGTTCGCGCCGGTGCCGTACTTCTGGTCGGACCAGTACGACATGCGGATCCAGGCATACGGACATCTCCGCGGTCATGACGAAGTTGCCGTGGTGGAAGGCGACTTGACGGAGCGTCACTTCGTGGTGGCGTACCGGAAGGACGACCGCCTGACCGGGATCCTGGGCGTGGGAGTCACCCCCAAGGTCCTCCGTGGCTGGCGGCAGGCACTGGCCGCGGACACCTCATGGCGCGAAGCAGTGGCGAACGAGGCCTCACGGCCCACCGCGGCCGTGCCGACGCGATGA
- a CDS encoding MFS transporter — protein MSIPSPLTSEAEASGERNVNVLVTVLAFTGIAVALVQTLIIPIIPHLPEYLHASAADAAWALTATLLCGAVATPVMGRLGDMYGKRRMLLIGIAVLVTGSVICALSESLTTMIIGRALQGLANGVIPLGVSILRDEVPAEKLPVSTAVMLGSLGVGGALGLPASALIADTFDWHVLFWTSAALGAVALLLVLLLVPESKARPGGRVDVPGALGMGIGLVCLLLGVSKGADWGWGSGATLGVFAVALIVLPLWGWFELRTPRPMVDLRASSHPQVLFTHLAGIAFGFSLFALNLVLPQVLQLPKITGYGLGESLATAGLAMAPQGLVMMAVAPFSARVTRTRGPKTTLMIGAVVVGVGYLLIMVLMSATWTLILASCVVAMGVGFGYAALPTLVMDSVPASETAAANSLNTLMRSIGTTTSSAVAGVLLAHMTIDFHGVAVPSENGLRAVLAIGVGAATVALAVASFIPRRRPDAALPPANAIAEKVGLSPLPDID, from the coding sequence ATGTCCATCCCCTCGCCCCTGACATCCGAGGCCGAAGCCTCCGGCGAACGGAACGTGAACGTCCTGGTGACGGTTCTCGCCTTCACCGGCATCGCCGTAGCACTGGTGCAGACGCTCATCATCCCGATCATCCCCCACCTTCCCGAGTACCTGCACGCCTCCGCCGCCGACGCCGCCTGGGCGCTCACCGCCACCCTGTTGTGCGGCGCCGTCGCCACCCCCGTGATGGGCCGCCTCGGCGACATGTACGGCAAGCGCCGCATGCTGCTCATCGGCATCGCCGTACTGGTCACGGGCTCCGTGATCTGCGCACTCAGCGAGTCACTGACCACGATGATCATCGGCCGCGCGCTGCAGGGCCTGGCGAACGGGGTCATCCCGCTCGGCGTCAGCATCCTGCGCGACGAGGTGCCCGCCGAGAAGCTGCCCGTGTCCACGGCGGTGATGCTCGGCTCCCTCGGTGTCGGCGGCGCCCTGGGACTGCCCGCATCCGCGCTGATCGCCGACACGTTCGACTGGCACGTGCTGTTCTGGACGTCGGCCGCTCTCGGCGCGGTCGCTCTCCTGCTGGTCCTGCTGCTCGTACCCGAGTCGAAGGCGCGCCCCGGCGGGCGCGTCGACGTCCCAGGCGCCCTGGGCATGGGCATCGGTCTGGTCTGCCTGCTGCTCGGGGTCTCCAAAGGTGCCGACTGGGGCTGGGGCAGCGGCGCCACTCTCGGCGTCTTCGCCGTGGCCCTGATCGTCCTCCCTCTGTGGGGCTGGTTCGAACTGCGCACCCCGCGGCCCATGGTGGACCTGCGGGCCAGCTCCCACCCCCAGGTCCTGTTCACCCACCTCGCCGGAATCGCGTTCGGGTTCTCGCTGTTCGCGCTCAACCTGGTGCTGCCACAAGTGCTTCAGCTACCAAAGATCACGGGCTACGGGCTGGGCGAGTCCCTGGCCACGGCGGGCCTGGCCATGGCCCCGCAGGGTCTGGTCATGATGGCCGTGGCCCCGTTCTCCGCCCGGGTCACCAGGACCCGGGGGCCGAAGACGACCCTGATGATCGGTGCCGTGGTCGTGGGAGTGGGCTACCTCCTCATCATGGTGCTGATGTCCGCCACCTGGACGCTGATCCTGGCCTCCTGCGTCGTCGCCATGGGTGTCGGCTTCGGCTACGCCGCGCTGCCGACGCTCGTCATGGACTCCGTGCCCGCCTCCGAGACCGCCGCGGCCAACAGCCTCAACACCCTGATGCGGTCCATCGGCACCACCACCTCAAGTGCCGTGGCCGGTGTACTGCTCGCCCATATGACGATCGACTTCCACGGCGTCGCGGTTCCGTCCGAGAACGGCCTGCGTGCCGTCCTGGCGATCGGCGTCGGTGCCGCCACCGTCGCGCTGGCCGTCGCCTCCTTCATCCCACGGCGCCGCCCCGATGCCGCTCTCCCTCCGGCGAACGCCATTGCCGAGAAGGTCGGCCTGAGTCCGCTCCCCGACATCGACTGA
- a CDS encoding response regulator — MTTVLIVDDQPLQRIGFRMLLNSSPETTVVGEAEHGAEAVRRTAELHPDVVLMDIRMPGMDGIEATRQILASGGRSRVLVLTTFDLDEYAYGALRAGASGFLLKDARPDELLAGIRAVAAGDAVVAPAMTRRLLEVFTTHLPLRGPGEDPRLAGLTQREREVLTDIAAGLTNSEIAEDLCLSESTIKTHIGRILAKIGARDRVQAVIFAYDTGLVRPS, encoded by the coding sequence GTGACCACGGTGCTGATCGTCGACGACCAGCCGCTGCAGCGCATCGGCTTCCGGATGCTGCTGAACAGCAGTCCGGAGACGACCGTGGTCGGCGAGGCAGAACACGGCGCGGAGGCGGTGCGCCGGACGGCCGAACTGCACCCGGACGTGGTGCTGATGGACATCCGCATGCCCGGCATGGACGGCATCGAGGCCACACGTCAGATCCTCGCCTCCGGCGGCCGCTCCCGGGTGCTCGTGCTCACCACCTTCGACCTGGACGAGTACGCGTACGGCGCGCTGCGCGCCGGCGCGAGCGGCTTCCTGCTCAAGGACGCCCGCCCGGACGAACTCCTCGCGGGAATCCGCGCGGTCGCGGCCGGTGACGCGGTGGTCGCGCCCGCGATGACCCGCCGCCTGCTGGAGGTCTTCACCACGCACCTCCCCCTGCGCGGCCCCGGCGAGGATCCGCGCCTGGCCGGGCTGACCCAGCGCGAGCGCGAGGTGCTGACCGATATCGCGGCCGGTCTGACGAACAGTGAGATCGCCGAGGACCTCTGCCTGTCCGAGTCGACCATCAAGACGCACATCGGCCGGATCCTGGCCAAGATCGGAGCCCGCGACCGGGTGCAGGCCGTCATTTTCGCCTACGACACCGGTCTGGTGAGGCCGTCCTGA